A window from Primulina eburnea isolate SZY01 chromosome 2, ASM2296580v1, whole genome shotgun sequence encodes these proteins:
- the LOC140824669 gene encoding histone H2A, with protein sequence MEATGKVKKGAGGRKGGGPKKKPVSRSARAGLQFPVGRIGRYLKKGRYAQRVGTGAPVYMAAVLEYLAAEVLELAGNAARDNKKNRIIPRHLLLAVRNDEELGKLLHGVTIAHGGVLPNINPVLLPKKTGGEKASKEPKSPSKATKSPKKAAS encoded by the exons ATGGAGGCCACCGGGAAAGTGAAGAAGGGTGCCGGAGGAAGGAAGGGCGGCGGCCCGAAAAAGAAACCGGTCTCCAGATCCGCCAGAGCTGGTTTGCAATTTCCGGTCGGTAGAATCGGTCGTTATTTGAAGAAAGGCCGATATGCGCAGAGGGTCGGAACCGGGGCTCCTGTATACATGGCCGCTGTTCTTGAATATTTAGCTGCCGAG GTATTGGAATTGGCTGGAAATGCTGCGCGTGACAACAAGAAGAACAGGATTATCCCGAGGCATTTGCTCTTGGCCGTGAGGAACGATGAGGAACTTGGGAAATTGCTGCATGGAGTCACCATAGCGCATGGTGGTGTGCTTCCGAACATCAATCCGGTGCTTCTACCGAAGAAAACTGGTGGGGAAAAGGCTTCCAAGGAACCCAAGTCACCTTCCAAGGCTACCAAATCTCCAAAGAAAGCTGCTTCTTAG